One genomic window of Mustelus asterias unplaced genomic scaffold, sMusAst1.hap1.1 HAP1_SCAFFOLD_388, whole genome shotgun sequence includes the following:
- the LOC144486544 gene encoding NACHT, LRR and PYD domains-containing protein 3-like, producing the protein MGEKLLVCLLLGLAKLAINRSKLSGSSVPTVFPSTAAMFTASEDLNALLLILIFTSDPDIDIILITESQNQGTSVNIMAEGSNRGECSTSSKRMSMDTDPNSTIPQFLTNCDDYQLFQWTQFNRDSLVRAMEGGVDGVSLSLTYEKIFTGQEHGVSLPMETAASNVGPQRKAESALASPDKEGMDSEMKAEEAGVQATKKTHGGDRISEPTMLPRNRDPYSLHCLTQAGLQCTADQTLSDRKYLLMEKVKIFQLADRYAELTVISTVRDRTLVEHELLARGRDHEEWREKHLRRELEKIRTDQLFHSSFSQRKFKSGNSAAVSGVPGIGKTTMVQKIVYDWATGKIYPHFQFVFSFKFRDLNTINCRINLRNLILDQYPYFGNILGELWGNPEGLLFIFDGLDEFKDRIDFADNRRNTEPQSMCTDPECWCEVSDIVYSLIQHKLLPGCSVLVTSRPTASHLLEKADVSVWAEILGFVGDERKEYFNKFFEDQTVAAAVFKHVEENEILYTMCYNPSDCWILGLSLGPFFPQRNRKQQQVPKTITQLYSYYIYNILKNHGREIENPRDVLLKLGEMAYTGVSKKKIVFRNGDLIELRQNQFSPSGETHLESLRGSRPGLRVTL; encoded by the exons ATGGGGGAGAAGCTCCTCGTGTGCCTGCTCCTGGGCTTGGCCAAGCTGGCCATTAATAGGTCCAAGCTGAGTGGGTCGTCTGTCCCAACTGTTTTCCCATCTACCGCAGCTATGTTCACTGCCAG TGAAGATCTCAACGCTCTgcttctgattttaatatttacatcTGATCCTGACATTGATATTATCCTCATTACAGAGTCTCAGAATCAGGGAACGTctgtcaatatcatggctgaaggtTCAAACAGGGGAGAATGTTCAACATCTTCAAAAAGAATGAGCATGGACACAG ATCCAAACTCCACAATCCCTCAGTTCCTGACAAATTGTGATGATTACCAGTTGTTCCAATGGACACAATTCAACCGGGACAGTCTAGTGCGGGCGATGGAaggaggagtggatggagtcAGCTTATCGTTAACATACGAGAAGATTTTCACTGGACAAGAACATGGA GTCTCACTACCCATGGAGACAGCTGCTTCCAATGTTGGCCCTCAACGCAAAGCTGAGTCCGCATTAGCCTCTCCAGATAAAGAAGGCATGGACTCGGAGATGAAAGCTGAGGAAGCGGGTGTCCAGGCTACAAAAAAAACCCACGGAGGAGACCGCATCAGTGAACCTACGATGCTCCCTCGAAACAGAGATCCCTATTCACTTCACTGCCTGACCCAGGCCGGCCTTCAATGCACAGCAGACCAAACGCTAAGTGACAGAAAGTATCTCCTCATG gagaaggttaagattttccagctggctgatcgatacgctgagctcacggttatttctactgttcgagatcggacacttgtcgaacatgaactgctggcaagaggccgagaccatgaagaatggagagagaaacatctccggagagaactggaaaaaatccgaactgatcaattgtttcacagcagcttttcccagagaaaattcaaatctgggaattcagcagcagtgagcggagtgccgggaattggaaaaacaacaatggtacaaaagattgtttatgactgggccactgggaaaatatacccacactttcaatttgttttcagttttaaattccgggatttgaacactattaactgtagaataaacctgaggaatctgatattggatcagtatccctactttgggaatattctgggagagctctgggggaacccagagggattgctgtttatattcgatggtttggatgaattcaaggacaggattgattttgccgacaatcggagaaatacagaacctcagtccatgtgcacagatcctgaatgctggtgtgaagtgtctgacattgtgtacagtttaatacagcacaagctgctcccaggatgttcagtgctagTGACCAGTCGCCCCACTGCAtcacatttattggaaaaggctgacgtcagtgtctgggctgaaatcctgggatttgttggcgatgaacggaaggaatatttcaacaagttttttgaagatcagacggtggcagcagctgttttcaaacacgtggaggagaacgagatcctgtacaccatgtgttacaacccttccgACTGCTGGATtctcggtctgtcactgggtcccttctttccACAAAGAAAcaggaaacagcagcaagttcccaagaccatcacccaactatattcctactatatttacaacattctgaaaaaccatggccgagagattgaaaacccccgtgatgtgttactgaagcttggcgAGATGGCCTACACGggagtctccaagaagaagattgtgtttagaaatggagatttgattga